One window from the genome of Amycolatopsis sp. NBC_01480 encodes:
- a CDS encoding (2Fe-2S)-binding protein, translated as MTPASLLADASWVRARVDGAAKLYGPAPANVLGTIWWYSLSSVLVAPTLESLAADVLDPSLDAVELDLTPDGRFLGARSLRPLRGPLGPAFAASLGTAITTIASVTSANPRALGAIATDSIANRLLWASAPERAEEIVASIGLGLPRPRYVTVGRTLAVKRVSCCLIYEAGNPKCVSCPRQKPEEREARLRAALG; from the coding sequence GTGACTCCCGCTTCGCTGCTGGCTGACGCTTCGTGGGTGCGCGCCCGCGTCGACGGCGCAGCGAAGCTGTACGGCCCCGCGCCGGCCAACGTGCTCGGCACGATCTGGTGGTACTCGCTGTCGTCGGTACTGGTGGCGCCGACGCTGGAGTCTCTCGCCGCGGACGTGCTCGACCCGTCGCTCGACGCCGTGGAGCTGGACCTGACGCCGGACGGCCGGTTCCTCGGCGCCCGCTCACTCCGGCCGCTTCGAGGCCCGCTCGGCCCGGCGTTCGCCGCTTCGCTCGGCACAGCCATCACGACGATCGCCTCGGTCACCTCCGCGAATCCCCGGGCGCTGGGCGCCATCGCGACGGACTCGATCGCGAACCGGCTTCTGTGGGCTTCGGCGCCGGAACGCGCGGAGGAGATCGTGGCGTCCATCGGGCTGGGCTTGCCGCGTCCTCGCTACGTGACTGTCGGACGGACGCTCGCCGTGAAGCGCGTGTCGTGCTGCCTGATCTACGAAGCGGGCAACCCGAAGTGCGTCAGCTGCCCGCGTCAGAAGCCCGAAGAACGCGAAGCGCGGCTTCGTGCGGCACTGGGCTAG
- a CDS encoding putative RNA methyltransferase: MTSDRPGNDPLPPRVVRALRCSVCGRPVGLTDRTLRCESGHSFDLARQGYVNLLHARIPAGTADTAPMVEARAAFLSSGAYAPLENELSRVVSGTAGLIVDAGAGPGHYLSRVLDAAPEAAGLALDVSAIALRRAARAHPRLGAAVWNLWEPWPVGDGVASVVLDVFSPRNAAEFHRVLEPGGRLVVAAPLPGHLAELGDLVLSVDERKEERLETALGDHFARVSRADVVHTAPFTAQQVHDVVAMGPAGFHLDRDDRRSRLLAAEGRDVTLAVGVSVWRRKDA, from the coding sequence ATGACCTCCGACCGGCCCGGAAATGACCCACTGCCACCCCGGGTCGTGCGCGCCCTGCGGTGTTCGGTGTGCGGCCGCCCGGTCGGGCTAACGGATCGCACGCTGCGTTGCGAATCGGGCCACTCTTTTGATCTAGCCAGACAGGGTTACGTGAACCTGTTGCACGCGCGCATCCCGGCCGGCACCGCCGACACGGCGCCGATGGTCGAGGCCCGCGCCGCGTTCCTTTCTTCGGGCGCGTACGCACCCCTCGAAAACGAGCTTTCGCGAGTGGTTTCGGGGACCGCCGGACTCATTGTCGACGCGGGCGCCGGGCCCGGCCATTACCTCTCGCGAGTGCTCGATGCGGCGCCCGAAGCCGCCGGGCTCGCGCTGGACGTCTCGGCCATCGCCCTGCGCCGGGCCGCGCGGGCGCACCCGCGGCTCGGCGCGGCGGTGTGGAACCTGTGGGAGCCGTGGCCGGTGGGCGACGGCGTCGCGTCGGTGGTGCTCGACGTTTTCTCCCCGCGCAACGCCGCCGAGTTCCACCGGGTGCTCGAGCCAGGCGGGCGGCTCGTGGTGGCCGCGCCGCTGCCCGGGCACCTGGCCGAGCTGGGCGACCTGGTGCTGTCGGTGGACGAGCGGAAGGAAGAGCGCCTGGAAACGGCGCTCGGGGACCACTTCGCGCGGGTCAGCCGGGCCGACGTGGTGCACACGGCGCCGTTCACCGCCCAGCAGGTGCACGACGTCGTGGCCATGGGCCCCGCCGGCTTCCACCTCGACCGCGACGACCGCCGTTCCCGCCTGCTGGCCGCCGAAGGCCGCGACGTGACGCTCGCCGTCGGCGTGAGTGTGTGGCGTAGGAAGGACGCGTGA
- a CDS encoding ammonium transporter has protein sequence MLNAGDTAWVLAGAALVMLMTPGLAFFYGGMVRAKSVLNMLMMNFIALAVVGVLWVLCGFSMSFGNDAFGGLVGNFDFAGLTGAVGKLAGLASSGPPAVPWPGPDALPVLAFAMFQLMFAIITPALISGAIADRAKFWGWTLFVVIWVVVVYFPVAHWVFSFDGFMGPNAAGGWIANKLKALDFAGGTAVHINAGAAGLALAIVLGKRKGWPKDTGRPHNVPFVLLGASLLWFGWYGFNAGSALAANDLAAVAFTNTTVATAAAVLGWLVVEQLKFGKPTTLGAASGAVAGLVAITPACGFVSPLGAIAIGLIAGLLCALAVSLKFRFGFDDSLDVVGVHLVGGLVGTLLIGFFATTSVNSAGADGLFYGGGFTQLGRQAIAALAVLAYSFILTLIIGFIIKKAGGFRVSTEDEVSGIDEAQHAESAYDFSGMGGGFGAGSGIPAKTATGNAATKLEETKA, from the coding sequence GTGCTGAACGCAGGAGACACCGCATGGGTATTGGCCGGCGCCGCGCTGGTCATGCTCATGACACCGGGACTGGCGTTCTTCTACGGCGGGATGGTCCGCGCGAAGAGCGTCTTGAACATGCTGATGATGAACTTCATCGCGCTGGCCGTCGTGGGGGTGTTGTGGGTCCTCTGCGGCTTCTCGATGTCGTTCGGCAACGACGCCTTCGGCGGTCTGGTCGGCAACTTCGACTTCGCGGGACTGACCGGCGCCGTCGGCAAGCTGGCCGGGCTCGCCAGTAGCGGCCCGCCCGCGGTCCCATGGCCGGGCCCGGACGCGCTGCCGGTGCTGGCGTTCGCCATGTTCCAGCTGATGTTCGCGATCATCACCCCCGCGCTGATCTCCGGCGCGATCGCCGACCGCGCGAAGTTCTGGGGCTGGACCCTGTTCGTGGTGATCTGGGTTGTCGTCGTGTACTTCCCGGTCGCGCACTGGGTGTTCTCGTTCGACGGCTTCATGGGCCCGAACGCGGCCGGCGGCTGGATCGCCAACAAGCTCAAGGCCCTCGACTTCGCCGGCGGCACCGCGGTCCACATCAACGCCGGCGCCGCGGGACTCGCACTGGCGATCGTGCTCGGCAAGCGCAAGGGCTGGCCGAAGGACACCGGGCGCCCGCACAACGTGCCGTTCGTGCTGCTCGGCGCCAGCCTGCTGTGGTTCGGCTGGTACGGCTTCAACGCCGGCTCCGCGCTGGCCGCGAACGACCTCGCCGCGGTCGCGTTCACCAACACCACCGTCGCCACCGCCGCCGCCGTGCTCGGCTGGCTCGTGGTGGAGCAGCTCAAGTTCGGCAAGCCGACCACGCTGGGCGCCGCCTCGGGCGCTGTCGCGGGTCTGGTGGCCATCACCCCGGCGTGTGGTTTCGTGAGCCCGCTCGGGGCCATCGCGATCGGCCTGATCGCCGGCCTGCTGTGCGCGCTGGCGGTTTCGCTCAAGTTCCGCTTCGGCTTCGACGACTCGCTGGACGTGGTGGGCGTTCACCTGGTCGGCGGCCTGGTCGGCACGCTCCTGATCGGCTTCTTCGCCACCACCAGCGTCAACTCCGCCGGAGCCGACGGCCTGTTCTACGGCGGCGGGTTCACCCAGCTGGGCCGCCAGGCCATCGCCGCGCTGGCGGTGCTCGCGTACTCGTTCATCCTTACCCTGATCATCGGCTTCATCATCAAGAAGGCCGGCGGCTTCCGGGTCAGCACGGAGGACGAGGTCAGTGGCATCGACGAGGCGCAGCACGCGGAAAGCGCCTACGACTTCAGCGGGATGGGCGGCGGCTTCGGCGCCGGCTCGGGCATCCCGGCGAAGACCGCCACGGGCAACGCGGCCACGAAACTCGAGGAGACGAAGGCATGA
- a CDS encoding P-II family nitrogen regulator — MKLITAIVKPFTLDDVRSSLEQLGVLGMTVTEVQGYGRQKGHTEVYRGAEYSVDFVAKIKVEVVTDDAGVEKVLDAITTAAHTGKIGDGKVWVTPVETVIRVRTGERGTDAL; from the coding sequence ATGAAGCTGATCACTGCGATCGTCAAGCCGTTCACGCTCGACGACGTCCGCTCGTCGCTGGAGCAGCTGGGCGTGCTCGGCATGACGGTCACCGAGGTGCAGGGCTACGGCCGGCAGAAAGGCCACACCGAGGTCTACCGCGGCGCGGAGTACTCGGTGGACTTCGTGGCCAAGATCAAGGTCGAGGTCGTGACCGACGACGCGGGCGTGGAGAAGGTCCTCGACGCGATCACCACCGCCGCGCACACCGGCAAGATCGGTGATGGCAAGGTGTGGGTGACGCCGGTCGAGACCGTGATCCGGGTACGGACCGGCGAGCGCGGCACGGACGCGCTATAG